From bacterium HR11:
AAGTCGAGCGGGTCGGCTATAATGAGGGGCGATGCATCTGGGAGACAGGGACGGCGAATGAATTTGCAAGCTCACCTGGACCAAGTCCTGGCCGACTTGCCGGCCTGTGAAAGCGTGTGGTTGATGGGGATGGACGGCTTGGCCGTCGCTCGGGCTGTCCGGGACCCCCGCACGTCCGACGAGATGGAGTCCTTCGCGGCCGAGTACACGAGCGTCATTCAGGCCCTCCACCGGGTCTTTCAACGGATGGCGGCCGACACCCATCTGTTCGAGCACATCCACACGACGGGCCGGTACTACCTGCTGGCCCGATTCGTGACGCCTTCCTATTACGTCCTCATGTGCCTCCGGCCCGACGGCCTGCTGGGCCAGGCCCGCTATCGCCTTCAGCGGTTGTGTCAGCAACTGGCGGCGGAGCTCGAGTCCCTTTAAATCGGCAAGTGGGCAGGTCGGCAGTCGGCAGATGGGCAGGTCGGGAGATGGGGAGGTCGGGCACCCTTCATCCTTTGCTATTCGCCGTTTGTTCCCCGCCATTCGCCGTTCGCCCTTTCCGGCAGGGGTAGGAAAGGCCGTCCTGCCTGCCGGTGTCTGCACCCTTCATGCATCCGGCCGACCCGGGGGGCGAATAAGCATCCCGCCCCTCCCCGTCTCAACAGGGCGGTTCAGTCGGTAGGAGTGGCGTCCGGTCGGCCTCTCCCATCATTCGCCATGAAGGGCGAATGGCGAACGGCGAATAGGCCCCACCTCCCCTATCAGATCCGTTCAGTTCGTGAAGGCGGTGTTAGATTGGCCTTTCCCGCCGTCCCGGAAGCACGATTTTTCAAGGATACAGGTGCGGGATGCGAGATACGGGATATGGAGGGCCGGAGGCCTGGACGACGGCTTTCTCTCGATCTCTGGCCCCATCCGCCGACCTGCCGACCTGCCCATCTGCCTGACTGCCGGCAGTGGAGTCTCCGATGCGCTGGCTCCGGTGGTTTCTGGCGATCGGTGCCGTCCTCATCCTGGGCGTCCTGGGGGCGGCCTATTGGTGGCACCAGCGGCGAATAGAACGGAGTCAACTGCCCCCGACGGCGCCGGAGACAGACGTCTTTGAAAATTTTCAAGACGTACGCCTTCGGGATGGCCGGCCCGTCTTCCGCTTTCAGGCCCGGTGGTACCGCCTTCATGCCGAGAGCGTCGTCGAGGGCCAGGACGTCCGCATCGAACTCCCGTCCGACGACGCCGTGACCCACATCACGGCCCAGGCCGGCTGGTGGTACCCGATGGAGAATCGGGTCGTCTTGAACGGTCAGGTCCGCATCCACTGGCGGGACCTGCGGGTCGAGACCGACCGCCTGACCTACCGGGTCGAAGAGGGCGTGGCCGTTACGGAGACGCCCGTCCGATGGACTTGGCCGGCCCGTCACTGGGCGGGGGAGGCTCAGCGGGCTCGGTACGAGTTGACGGCGGCCGCCGTGACGATGGAGGGCCAGGTCCGGATGACGACCGGTGACGAGACGGGCCGCTACCACCTCGAGACGGAAGCCGCCCGGTGGGACTTGGCCCAGGAAGCGATGGAGTTCGTCCAGCCCGTGCGGATCGTCAGCCTTGACGGACCGGCCTTGAACCTGGGATGCGGCCGATTTCGACGTACGGTCGAGGCCGACGGGACCCAGGTCTGGTCCGGTTGGGAAGCCTGCGACGGCACGTTCCAGCGGGGCGACCATCTCGTGAAGTGGACGGCCGACGACCTGACGGGACGACTTCGGGATGCCGAACGCCGATGGCACTTGACAAACGGTCAGTTCGACCTGGACGACCGATGGTGGGTCTTCGGCCGACGGCTCTGGCTGTCCGAGACGCCTGGCCCGGGCCTGGTGATGGAGGCCGACGGGGGTCGCCTGCGGGTCGAGCCCCTACAGGCGTCTCCCTTCTACGGGCGCTTTCAGTTCATGGAGGCGGAGCGTCTCGTATGGCCGTCCTCGGAGGCCCTGGACCGACTCCAGGTCCCGGGTCCCCTGACGATTCATATGAGCGACGGCCATCTGCAGGCGCGGGACGGCATTTACGACGGCCAACGGTGGCGGGCCCGGGCGCCGGTCTTTGAGCGGACTGACGGTTGGCGGGTCACGGCTCCGTCGATGGTCCACGACGGGACGGTCTTCGTCCTGGAGGGTACCGAGACGGAACTCGTGCGGGGGACCGGTGCTTGGCAGGCCAAGGACTGGCACATCCGGGCCCGGCGGGCTGAACTTTTATCCGATCAGACGATTCGATGGCTCGGTGACGTCGAGATCCGGAATCCAGACCTCCTACTGACGACGGACCGGTGGGAGCGTCGGTCCGATACCTGGCAGGCCGAGCCGGTTCGGCGGGGTCGGATGTGGTCGAAGGCGGGCGACCGGTCGTACGAGGTCGTCTTCCGGTCTCGACGGGCCGAACAGGCCGGGGGGGCCTGTACCCGACTCGAGGGGGATGTCGATTTGGAACTTCATGAGCGGGACCGGCCGTCCGTCCTGGTCGTGGCGGCCCAGCGAGGCGACTTCTGCGATCATACGTGGCAGTTTGAGGGGGACCTCCGGTTCCGGTACCGGGACGTCTCGGGCACGGCGACCCGGGCCCGCATGGAATGGTCTGAAGAACGACTGTACGTGGACGGACCGGTGGACCTGCGGGACGCCCGGGGCCGCCAGGCCCTGGCCCAGGCGATGCGGGTGGACCTGAAGACGGAGCGCATCGAACTGAGGACGCCTTCGCCCCGCCGGGGGGAGCTGGCATGGACGGAAATCGCTCGACCCTGAGAGCCGAGGACCTTTGGAAGCAGTTCGGGTCCCGGTGGGTCGTCCAGGGCGTTTCTTTCGTCATTCATGGCGGCGAGATCGTCGGCCTGTTGGGACCCAACGGGGCCGGCAAGACGACGTCGTTTTACATGGTCGTCGGCCTGCTGACGGCCGACCGGGGTGCCGTTTACCTGGATGGGCAGGCCATCACGGAGTGGCCGATGTACCGACGGGCCCGCCAGGGCATCGTATATTTGCCCCAGGAGCCGTCTATCTTCCGGCGGATGCGGGTCCAGGACAATATCGAGGCCGTCTTGGAGATGCGGGGCCTCCCGCCGGCCGAGCGACGTCGGCGGGTCGATCAGATCCTGACCGAGCTGGGCCTCACCCACTTGGCGCGGTCGTGGGCCTACACCCTCTCGGGCGGTGAGCGTCGGCGGGTCGAAATCGCCCGGGCCCTGGCCCTCGAGCCCCGGTTCCTGCTCTTAGACGAACCCTTCACGGGGATCGACCCCATCGCCGTCCGGGAGATTCAGCAGATCTTGCAAAAGTTGAAGGCCCAGGGGATTGGGGTCTTGATCACGGACCATAACGTGCGGGATACCTTGAAGATCACAGACCGGACTTATATTATAACGGAGGGCCGGATCTTGGCCGACGGCCGGCCCGACGAGGTCGCCGCCCATCCTGAGGTCCGACGCTCGTTCTTAGGAGAGGACTTCCGTTGGGAAGCATAGGGGGCCGAGCATGGAGCTCCAACAGAAGCTGGTGCCGACGGTTCGATTGGACCTGCGTCCCCTGCTGATTCAGGCCGTCCGGCTCCTGCCCCTCTCGCAGATCGAGCTCCGCCAGTACTTGCTTCAAGAGTACCTCCAGAACCCCGCCCTGGAAGTCCAGTCCGACGAAGAGGGCCCTTCCCTGGACGAGCTCGCCACGCCCCAGGCGTCTTCCGAGAGTGAGCCCTCGACGGGTGACGACGACGAATGGCTCTCCCAGCTCCTGGACGAGACTCATTTCGAACTTCCAAGCCCGATCGAGGAAAAGGAACCCGCGGAGGAAGAGGACTGGATTTGGGAGCGCCGTATCGAGAGCCCCCGGACCCTGCTGGACCACCTGCGGTGGCAAATCGCCATGGCCCCCGTAGACGAGACGACCCGGTCGGTCATGTATTTCCTGGCCGAATTCATCAACCCCTCGGGCTACATCGAGGAGACCGAGGAGGAACTGGCCGGCCTGGCCGGCGTTTCCGTCGAGGCTATCCATCGAGCCCGGCAACACCTGCTCCGGTTGGACCCCGTCGGCGTCGGCGCCCGCACGCTCCGGGAGTGCCTGACGGTCCAACTGGAGGCCCTCGGCCAGACCGACACGGACGCTTACCGGATTTTGCAAGAGGCCTGGGACGAGTTCGTCCAGAAGCGGTGGGACGACATCGCCCGGCGACTGGGGCTGTCCCGGGAGGCGCTCCGGGCGGCCCTGGAGGTCATCTACCACCTGGACCCCCGACCGGCCCAGGCTTACACGGTCCATCAGCTCTTGTACGTCCATCCGGACGTGATCGTCCGGGAGCAGGATGGCGAATACATCGTGGAACTCAGTCGAGCCGTCGTCCCGCGGGTGACGATTTCCCGGCGCTACCTGCGGCTTTTGCGGGACCGGCAGAACCTATCCCCCGAGGAGCGGCAGTACATCCGGGAGCGCATCCTGGCGGCCCGCCGTCTGCTCCGGACCCTGAATTACTGCGAGAGCACGCTCCTCCGTATCGCCCGTCACATCGTCCAGCACCAGCGGGCCTTCCTGGAGCAGGGCCTGTCGGGCCTCCGGCCCCTGAGCCTCCGGGACGTCGCCCGGGCCTTGAACCTCCACGAGTCGACCGTCAGCCGGGCCGTCCAGCACAAGTACATGCAGACGCCCCGCGGGACCTTCGAGCTCCGGTTCTTCTTCCAGCGGCGGGTCTCGACCCAGTCGGCCACCCAGGAGGTGTCGGCGACGACGGTCAAGCACCGCATCCGGGAGCTCATCCAATCGGAAAGCCCCCAGAATCCCTTGACCGACGAGGCCCTGGCCCGCCTCCTGCGATTCGAGGGCATCCAGATCTCCCGGCGGGCCGTCACCAAGTATCGTTTGGAAATGAATATCCCCAGCGCTCGCCAGCGCCGTCGCATGCAGACCGCCTGACCGCTCTCGACGGCGACCCGACATCCCGATATGTGGAGGTATCCGGATGCACGTCGAGTATCAAGCCAAGGGCGTTGACGTCTCGACCGCCCTGACGACCTGGCTCCAGAGACGTCTGCGGAAGCTGGAGCGATACGACCCCGGCGTCCGAGTCGAGGTCGTCCTCCGACGCAATCAAGAAAAGGGCCCCGTCGAGGCCGACCTGATCGTCCATACCCATTGGGGCACGATTCAGTCGACCCGGGTCCAGGGGTACGACGAACGGACGGCCCTCGCCCGGGCGCTGACGAAGATCGAACAACAGCTCCGCCGCTTCAAAGAGCGACGGACCGTCGGCCGGCGGCGGGCCACGGTCGAAGCCGTCCAGGCCATCGAACGGCAAACGATGGCGGCCGAGACGCTGGAGCCGCCCGTCCGACGGGTACCCCTGCCAGCCGTCCCCTTAATGACGCAGGAGGAAGCCGTCCAAAGCCTGTTGGACCGCGAAGAGACCTTCGTCATCTTCCGGGACCTGGAGAACGATGAGGCCCTTACGGTGGTCTATCGGGACAAGGACGACGCTATCGCCCTGGTCTCTTCCCGTTCGTGAGGCACGTGTGTCCTTGAGCGAGTGGCTGACACCTGGAGCGGTCCGTTTTGGTCTCCACGCCGACGACGTCTCGACGGCCCTGGCGGCCATCGCGGACCACCTGATCGCCGTCGAGCCCCGCCTGGCGCTCCACCGTCGGGAACTTCTTCAGCGGCTCCTGGACCGGGAACGGATGGAGTCGACGGCCCTCGACAACCAGACGGCCCTGCCCCACTGCAAGATGGCCGGCCTGCCGGCCCCGGTCGTCTGCATCGACCGTTCGGAGGACGGCGTGCCCTTCCGACCCGGCTCGGACGAACGGACACACTTGTTCTTTACGATCGTGTCGCCCGAGGACCAGCCGGCGACCCACCTGAAGGTCCTGGCCGCCGTGGCCCGCTTTCTACGAGACGCCCAGAACGTCCGGGCCGTCTTGGCGGCGACATCCCCGTCGGAAGTCCTCGAGTACATCCAAAGGTGGGACCGGTCCGCATGAGGATGGAGCCTTATCTGGGTCGTGTGTCCGTCCGAACCCTCGTCCAAGCGTGCCCCTATCCCCTGCGGCCCCTCGTAGACGTCGACCCCGATACGGTCGTCGAAATCGAAAGCTACATGCACCGACCCGGCCTCTTGTTGGCCGGCTTTCGGCCCACCGATGAGGTCGAGCGTCACGTCCTGGTCTTCGGGCGGGAAGAATTCCTCTTCCTGCGACGGCACCCCCCCGAGACTCAGCAGACGTGGCTCCGCCTCCTGTGGTCCTGCCGCCCGCCCTTGGTCATCGTCGGGGCCGACGCCGAGATGACCGACGCCTTCCTGGAAGGGGCCGTCGAATACGGGGTCGCCGTCTACGCCAGCACCAGCCCGTCCCGGGCCATCCTGGCCGGCGGGTTCCGCTGGCTCGAACGCCTGGTCGTCCCGTGGTTCCGGATTCCCGGCAACCTGGTCGAGATCTTCGGCCTGGGGGTCTTGATCATCGGCGAGAGCGGCATCGGCAAGAGCGAGTGCGCCCTGGACCTCCTCGGCCGAGGCCATCGCCTCGTCGCCGACGACGCCATCGAGGTCGCCTGCTTCCAGGACGGAACCCTCATGGGTCGGGCCCCCCAGGCCAGCTACGGCCTGCTCGAGATCCGGGGCCTGGGCATCCTGGACGTCCGGTTTCTGTTTGGCGTCCTGGCCGTCCTGGAGGAAAAGACCATCGACCTGGTCGTCCAGCTCGTGCCGGCGTCCGCGATGGGGGACATCGACCGCTTGGGGACCGAAGTCGAATTTTATACCCTCCCTCACGACCTGGGGGCCGTCCCCATGATCCGCCTGCCGGTCGTCCCGGGCCGGAACCTGGCCGCCCTCATCGAGGCGGCCGTCCGGTGGTACATGCTTCGCCAGCGAGGCCTCCAAGTCGGTCAACGCCTGATCGAATACTGCGACCGCATGGCTCGAGGGGCGCCCCCGGACGAAGATGCCCAATAGGTGGAGCTCAGCCCTGCCGTCACGAAGACCCCAGGACGTGGCGAAGGGCGCTCTCCAGGTCGGGAAACTGGAACGTGAAGCCGCTGTCCAGGAGTTTCATCGGCAGGACCCGCTGACTCGAAAGGAGGAGCTCATCGGCGACCTCGCCCAAGACGAGACGGACGGCGAAGGAGGGTACCGGTAGGACCGTCGGCCGCCGGAGGACCCGGCCCAGGGTCTTGGTAAACTCATAGTTCGTGACGGGATGGGGCGAGACGGCATTCACAGGTCCCTGGAGCGTCTCCGTCTCGATGACGTGGAGGATGACCCGCACGTGGTCGTCGATGGCGATCCAGCTCCAGTACTGCGTGCCGTTGCCGACGACCCCGCCGAGACCCAGGCGGAAGGGGAGTAACATCTGCTTGAGAGCCCCGCCAGCGGCGCTCAGGACGATGCCTGTCCGGAGGTTCACGACCCGGATGCCGGCCTGGACGGCCGGCTCCGTGGCCGCCTCCCAGGCTTGGGCGACCTCGGCCAGGAAGCCCCGGCCCGGCGGACTCTCCTCGGTGAGCGTCTCGTACCGGCGGTCCCCGTAGTAGCCGACGGCCGAGGCGGCCACGAGGACCCGCGGCGGCCGAGCGAGCCGGGCCAGGGTCTCACAAAGTAAGCGGGTCCCCCGCACGCGGCTGTCCCGGATGCGGGCCTTTTTGGCCGCCGTCCAGCGGCCCTGGAGCGACTCGCCGGCCAGGTGGACGACGGCGTCGTGGCCCTCCAGGCCGGAAGCCTCGATCATGCCAGCTTCGGGGTCCCATCGGACGACCGGCTCGTCGGACATCGGCTTCAGCTTGGAATCGGGCCGGACCAGGCGGGTCACCCGGTGGCCCTGAGCCTTGAGGAAGGCCACGAGGGCAGAACCGATCAAACCCGTCGAGCCTGTGATCAGGACGTTCATCGGCACCCTCCCCGGCGTTTGGGATCCAGTGTAGTCCAGGGCCTTCGGGGTCAGCAATTGGGGCGATTCGGCAGTTCGGCCATTCGGCCGATGGGCCGTTGTCATCCAAGCCCCGCTCGGGCCAGCGGGGCTTGGCTGTTATTTCGCATCCCCATCCTGCATCTTGCATCCCGCATCCCGCATCCTGTATCCTGCATCTCGCACCTTGGGAGAGGGGAGGCGTGCCATGAACGTACCGCCCTTCCGGAACGAACCGTTCACGGACTTTTCGAATCCGGAAAACCGTCGCCGCATGGAGGAAGCCCTCCGGCAGGTCGAGGCTCAACTGGGCCGGGAGTACCCCTTGATCATCGGGGACCAAGAGATTTACACGAACGAGAAGCTTTACTCTTACAATCCCTCGCAGAAGGACCAAGTCGTCGGCATCTTCCAGAAGGCCCAGCCCGAACACGTGGACAGGGCCCTCGAGGCCGCCTGGGCGGCCTTCGAGACCTGGCGATGGCTCCCGCCGGAGGAGCGGGCGGCCGTCCTCTTCCGGGCCGCCCGCCTCGCCCGGGACCGGAAGTTCGAGCTCATCGCCTGGCAGGTCTTCGAGGTCGGCAAGAACTGGGCCGAGGCCGACGCCGACGTGGCGGAGACGATCGACTATCTGGAATTCTACGGCCGGGAGATGCTCCGCTACGGGGCGCCCCAGCCACTGACGCCCTTCCCCGGCGAGGTCAACGAGTACCACTACATCCCCCTCGGGGCCGGGGCCGTCATCCCGCCGTGGAACTTCCCGATGGCCATCCTTGGAGGGATGACGACGGCGGCCGTCGTCACGGGGAACACGGTCGTCCTGAAGCCGTCCAGCGACTCGCCAGCCGTCGGGTATCAGTACGTGCGGCTCATGCAGGAGGCGGGCCTCCCGCCGGGCGTCATCAACTTCGTGACGGGCGCCGGCGGGGCCATCGGCGACTACCTCGTGACCCATCCCCGGACGCGCTTTATCGCCTTCACGGGGTCGATGGAGGTCGGGTGCCGGATTTACGAGCTCGCCGCCAAGGTCCAACGGGGCCAGATTTGGCTCAAGCGGGTCATCGCCGAGATGGGCGGCAAGGACGCCATCATCGTCGACCGGGAGGTCCCCGACCTGGACGAGGCCGTCCGGGCCGTCGTCGTGTCGGCCTTCGGCTTTCAGGGTCAGAAGTGCTCGGCTTGCTCCCGCCTCATCCTGGACGAGGCCATCTACGACGAATTTCTCCGGCGGCTCGTCGCCCAGGTCGAGGCCATCGAGGTCGGCCCGGCCCGGGACAACTACTTCATGGGGCCGGTCATTAATGCGGCCGCCGAGAAAAAGATCTTGGAGTACATCGAGATCGGTAAGAAAGAAGGCCGTCTCGTCGCCGGCGGCCGGAAGGCCGAGGGAAACGGCTACTTCATCCGGCCGACGGTCTTCGCCGACGTCGACCCGAAGGCCCGCATCGCCCAGGAGGAAATCTTCGGGCCTGTCCTGGCCGTCTTGAAGGCCCGGGACTTTGACCACGCCCTGGCGATCGCCAACGACACGATCTACGGCCTGACGGGGTCGGTCTTCACCCGGAATCGGGAGAAGATCCTGAAGGCCAAGCGGTACTTCCACTGCGGGAACCTGTACATCAACCGCAAGTGCACGGGGGCGTTGGTCGACGTCCATCCCTTCGGCGGTTTCAACATGTCGGGGACTGATTCGAAGGCCGGCGGGCGGGACTACCTCCTGCTGTTCTTGCAGGGCAAGTCGATTTCGGAGAAGGTATAATACGGCAGATGGGCCGGTGGGTCGTTTTCACTCACGGTCCTATTCTCACACTGCCGATTTCCTCAGCGGAGGCACCCTATGGCATGGCATCGGAACGTCGTGGGACTCATCCTGATCGGCCTGGTCATCGGATTCGGGGCTCGGGCCCAGGAGAAAGCCAAGCCAGAGAAAAAACAAGAGGAGCACCAGCAGGGGAAAGCGGCCGTCAAGGGGGCCGTCGTCGGCCTCCAGGGCCAGCCCATCCCGGGGGCCCAATTGACGTTCCAATTGGAAGACACCGTGACCGTCACGGTCCAGACAGACGAAAAAGGGGAGTTCTTCATCGACAACGTCACGCCGGGTATCTACACGGTGAAGGTCGAGAAGCCGGGCTACAAGACCTTCATCGAGACCCAAAAGCTGGAGCCGGATACCCTCCTCACGTATCGGGTCACGCTTCCGACCGAAGAAGAGGCCAAGGTCATCCGAGGCGGCGACGACTGGAAGCAGGCCAACGAAGCCTTTAAGCAGGCCCAAAGCGCTCGCGCTCGGGGCGACCTCCAGCAGGCCGCCCAGTACTACCAGACGGCCAAGGCGTACTTCCAGAAGGTCGTCGAACAGGACCCGACTTACGCCCAGGCCTACTTTAACCTGGCCCTGACGCAGGCCATCCTGGGCGAGTGCGAAGCGGCCCTCCAGAATTTCCAGCGGGCCGTAGACCAGCAATTCCAGCCGTCGGGCAATGTCCTCTTGACCTATCATGCGGCCCGCGCGCAGTGCTTCGAACGGCTGAACCGGTGGGCCGACGCCGCCGCCGAGTATGAGGCCCTCATCAAGCTGATGCCTGACAACGGGACCTTCTACCTGAATATCGGCCAGGCGTATGTCCGGAGCGAGCAGTACGACAAGGCTTTGGAAGCCTACCGGAAGTTTCTCCAGCTGGAGCCCAATGCCCCGGAGGCCAAGCAGGTCCGGGTCGAGATCGACAAGCTGAAACAGCTCCTCGAACAGCAGAAGAAGCCGAAGTAGCCTGGGTCGCTGGGGTCAGGGATGCCCGACCGCGTGGAACGGAAGGGGGCTGGAGCCGTCTGATCCGTCCGATCCGACCGATCCGTCTGATCCGAGACGCCGCACTCCCCCTCTCGCATTGCCTGACCCTCGACCCCCTGACCTCCGATGATGCGGATCATCGAGTGCGTCCCGAACGTCAGCGAGGGCCGGCGGGCGGAGGTCCTCGACGCGTTCATCCGCCTCCTGCAAGCCCAGCCCGGCGTCCTGCTCCTGGACTATCACGCCGACCCGGACCACAACCGGACCGTCTTCACGCTGATCGGCGACGGCCCCGCTCTCCTGTCGGCCATGCTGGCCCTCTACGAGAAGGCCGTCGAGCTCATCGACATGCGCCAACACCGGGGCGAGCACCCCCGGGCCGGCGCCGTGGACGTCTGCCCCTTTGTGCCCATCGCCGGGGCCACGATGGAAGACTGCGTGGCCCTGGCCCGCGAGTTGGGCCGCCAAGTCGCCGAACGATTCCAGATCCCCGTCTTCTTGTACGCCCACGCCGCTACACGGGAAGATCGGCGGGAGCTTCCCAACATCCGAAAGGGCGAGTTCGAGGGCTGGTTCGAGAAGATCAAGGACCCGAACTGGAAGCCCGACTTCGGGCCGGACCGCGTCCATCCGACGGCGGGCATCACGGTCATCGGTGCCCGGCCGCCCCTGATCGCCTACAACGTGAACTTAGGGACGGCCGACCTCGCCGTCGCCGACCGCATCGCTCGGGCCATCCGCTTCTCCAGCGGCGGCTTCCGGAACGTCCAGGCCCGGGGCATGAAGCTGGAAGCCCGCCAGCAGGTCCAGGTGTCGATGAACCTGCTGGACTTCCGCCAGACGCCTATCCACCGGGTCTTCGAGGTCATCCGGGCCGAAGCCGAGCGCTTCGGCGTGCCCGTCGTGGGCTCCGAAATCGTCGGTCTCGTCCCCCTGGAGGCCATCGCCCAGGCGGCGGACTTCTACCTCCGGCTGGAGAACTTCTCCATCGACCAGGTCCTGGAGTGGCGAATCCAGCAGGCCCTCGCCGAACGCCCGGCCCCACCGGCGGCCCCCTCGCCGCCGACCCCCGGCCCCCGGCCGCGGGCCCTGCGGCGGGTCCTGATGAGCCTGGTCACCCGCGCCGTCGAGGCCCGTCTGGAGGATGCGGACATCCTCGAATGGCTCCGACGCTTTCGATGGCCCGACGGTCAGGTGCGTTGTCCCCACTGTGGAAGCGCCCAGGTCCGGGCCTATCGGTCGTCGTCCCGTCGCCGAGTCGTCTTCACCTATCGGTGCCGGTCCTGCCGCCGTCGGTTCAACGACAAGACGGGCACCGTCTTTGCCCAGACGCGTCTTCCGATGGCTCGTTGGTTGGCGGCCGCCCTTCTCATTGAGCTCGGTGCCGGTCGCCGGAGCCTCCAACGCTACCTGGGGGTCGACCGGGCCACGGCCCGCCGCATGTGGAACGGCCTGACCCGGGACGCCCGACTCCGCCAGGCCATGGTCCGCTACATGGAGAGCGCCCTGGCGTAGAGGGATGCGGGGTCCGGGATGCGAGACGCGGGGCACGCAGGGTGTGGACGGCCGTGGTTCGTGGGAGCCGGCGTCCTGGCGGGCGCCGCCGGGGCGGTCCTCCTCTACTGGGCGCTTCAGGGCTTTGTCCCCGGCCGGGCCTGGCTCCGGGCCGACGGGGACCCGACGCTGATCGCGGCCCTCCTCAAGTGGCACGGCCGGACGCTGACCGAGGGCCGCTTCCGGTTTGCGGACCCGCCCTTCTTCCATCCGTATCGGTCCGTCGCCTTCTTCACGGAGAACTTCATCGGCCCGGGCATCCTGCTGAGCTTCCTGCACCGGGCGCCGATGGAGGTCGTCTACACGTGGGCCCTCTTCATCGGTCACGTCACGACGTTCGCCGCCGGTATGTATCTATTCCGACAAATCCCGGTCGCCTGGCCGGTCGCCGGCCTGGCCGCCTCGCTCCATACGTTCAACTACACCCGTCTGCTCTTGGGGTATTCCCATCTCCACGTCGTGTACGACGCCCTGGCCCTGCTGGCCGTCGCCGAACTCATCCGGTGGTATCGGACCCGTCGGATGGGGGCCGCCATCATCGCATGGTCGGCCCTGGCCGTTCAGTTCTTCTTCAGCGTTCACATGACCTTCTTCGGGACGGTCGTCATCGGGATTTTGGCCGCCGCCGCCCTCGTCCACCGTCGAGGATGGGCCTGG
This genomic window contains:
- the lptC gene encoding Lipopolysaccharide export system protein LptC, translated to MRWLRWFLAIGAVLILGVLGAAYWWHQRRIERSQLPPTAPETDVFENFQDVRLRDGRPVFRFQARWYRLHAESVVEGQDVRIELPSDDAVTHITAQAGWWYPMENRVVLNGQVRIHWRDLRVETDRLTYRVEEGVAVTETPVRWTWPARHWAGEAQRARYELTAAAVTMEGQVRMTTGDETGRYHLETEAARWDLAQEAMEFVQPVRIVSLDGPALNLGCGRFRRTVEADGTQVWSGWEACDGTFQRGDHLVKWTADDLTGRLRDAERRWHLTNGQFDLDDRWWVFGRRLWLSETPGPGLVMEADGGRLRVEPLQASPFYGRFQFMEAERLVWPSSEALDRLQVPGPLTIHMSDGHLQARDGIYDGQRWRARAPVFERTDGWRVTAPSMVHDGTVFVLEGTETELVRGTGAWQAKDWHIRARRAELLSDQTIRWLGDVEIRNPDLLLTTDRWERRSDTWQAEPVRRGRMWSKAGDRSYEVVFRSRRAEQAGGACTRLEGDVDLELHERDRPSVLVVAAQRGDFCDHTWQFEGDLRFRYRDVSGTATRARMEWSEERLYVDGPVDLRDARGRQALAQAMRVDLKTERIELRTPSPRRGELAWTEIARP
- the rpoN gene encoding RNA polymerase sigma-54 factor translates to MELQQKLVPTVRLDLRPLLIQAVRLLPLSQIELRQYLLQEYLQNPALEVQSDEEGPSLDELATPQASSESEPSTGDDDEWLSQLLDETHFELPSPIEEKEPAEEEDWIWERRIESPRTLLDHLRWQIAMAPVDETTRSVMYFLAEFINPSGYIEETEEELAGLAGVSVEAIHRARQHLLRLDPVGVGARTLRECLTVQLEALGQTDTDAYRILQEAWDEFVQKRWDDIARRLGLSREALRAALEVIYHLDPRPAQAYTVHQLLYVHPDVIVREQDGEYIVELSRAVVPRVTISRRYLRLLRDRQNLSPEERQYIRERILAARRLLRTLNYCESTLLRIARHIVQHQRAFLEQGLSGLRPLSLRDVARALNLHESTVSRAVQHKYMQTPRGTFELRFFFQRRVSTQSATQEVSATTVKHRIRELIQSESPQNPLTDEALARLLRFEGIQISRRAVTKYRLEMNIPSARQRRRMQTA
- the fruA gene encoding PTS system fructose-specific EIIABC component, translating into MSLSEWLTPGAVRFGLHADDVSTALAAIADHLIAVEPRLALHRRELLQRLLDRERMESTALDNQTALPHCKMAGLPAPVVCIDRSEDGVPFRPGSDERTHLFFTIVSPEDQPATHLKVLAAVARFLRDAQNVRAVLAATSPSEVLEYIQRWDRSA
- a CDS encoding Epimerase family protein; amino-acid sequence: MNVLITGSTGLIGSALVAFLKAQGHRVTRLVRPDSKLKPMSDEPVVRWDPEAGMIEASGLEGHDAVVHLAGESLQGRWTAAKKARIRDSRVRGTRLLCETLARLARPPRVLVAASAVGYYGDRRYETLTEESPPGRGFLAEVAQAWEAATEPAVQAGIRVVNLRTGIVLSAAGGALKQMLLPFRLGLGGVVGNGTQYWSWIAIDDHVRVILHVIETETLQGPVNAVSPHPVTNYEFTKTLGRVLRRPTVLPVPSFAVRLVLGEVADELLLSSQRVLPMKLLDSGFTFQFPDLESALRHVLGSS
- the rocA1 gene encoding 1-pyrroline-5-carboxylate dehydrogenase 1 produces the protein MNVPPFRNEPFTDFSNPENRRRMEEALRQVEAQLGREYPLIIGDQEIYTNEKLYSYNPSQKDQVVGIFQKAQPEHVDRALEAAWAAFETWRWLPPEERAAVLFRAARLARDRKFELIAWQVFEVGKNWAEADADVAETIDYLEFYGREMLRYGAPQPLTPFPGEVNEYHYIPLGAGAVIPPWNFPMAILGGMTTAAVVTGNTVVLKPSSDSPAVGYQYVRLMQEAGLPPGVINFVTGAGGAIGDYLVTHPRTRFIAFTGSMEVGCRIYELAAKVQRGQIWLKRVIAEMGGKDAIIVDREVPDLDEAVRAVVVSAFGFQGQKCSACSRLILDEAIYDEFLRRLVAQVEAIEVGPARDNYFMGPVINAAAEKKILEYIEIGKKEGRLVAGGRKAEGNGYFIRPTVFADVDPKARIAQEEIFGPVLAVLKARDFDHALAIANDTIYGLTGSVFTRNREKILKAKRYFHCGNLYINRKCTGALVDVHPFGGFNMSGTDSKAGGRDYLLLFLQGKSISEKV
- the hprK gene encoding HPr kinase/phosphorylase — protein: MRMEPYLGRVSVRTLVQACPYPLRPLVDVDPDTVVEIESYMHRPGLLLAGFRPTDEVERHVLVFGREEFLFLRRHPPETQQTWLRLLWSCRPPLVIVGADAEMTDAFLEGAVEYGVAVYASTSPSRAILAGGFRWLERLVVPWFRIPGNLVEIFGLGVLIIGESGIGKSECALDLLGRGHRLVADDAIEVACFQDGTLMGRAPQASYGLLEIRGLGILDVRFLFGVLAVLEEKTIDLVVQLVPASAMGDIDRLGTEVEFYTLPHDLGAVPMIRLPVVPGRNLAALIEAAVRWYMLRQRGLQVGQRLIEYCDRMARGAPPDEDAQ
- the lptB gene encoding Lipopolysaccharide export system ATP-binding protein LptB, producing MDGNRSTLRAEDLWKQFGSRWVVQGVSFVIHGGEIVGLLGPNGAGKTTSFYMVVGLLTADRGAVYLDGQAITEWPMYRRARQGIVYLPQEPSIFRRMRVQDNIEAVLEMRGLPPAERRRRVDQILTELGLTHLARSWAYTLSGGERRRVEIARALALEPRFLLLDEPFTGIDPIAVREIQQILQKLKAQGIGVLITDHNVRDTLKITDRTYIITEGRILADGRPDEVAAHPEVRRSFLGEDFRWEA